In one Vicugna pacos chromosome 22, VicPac4, whole genome shotgun sequence genomic region, the following are encoded:
- the LOC102527008 gene encoding olfactory receptor 1f45-like has translation MAWEGANLTLVSEFLLLGLSEDPKQQQLLFILFLSMYLITGLGNLLIILAIATDVRLHTPMYFFLANLAFVDICFTSTTIPKMLANHMAGHKGIPYASCLTQMFFFIWFAGIDSFLLTAMAYDRYVAICHPLHYTTSVTPQLCGLLVVASLTAGFGNALTHTVLLTRLSFCTHNRVPHFFCDLSPLLKLACSDTFLNNAMVYTVGALTVITPFVGILASYTRIFAAVLRIPSMRGKRKAFSTCGSHLSVVSLFYGTLIGVYFSPMSSHTAQKDTAAAVMYTVVTPMLNPFIYSLRNRDMKGALGALVSRRLWSKPASPGGGVPFWSQ, from the exons ATGGCCTGGGAAGGGGCAAATCTCACCCTGGTCTCAGAGTTCCTGCTCCTGGGCCTCTCAGAGGACCCCAAGCAACAGCAGCTCCTGTTCATACTCTTCCTGAGCATGTACCTGATCACAGGACTGGGGAACCTGCTCATTATACTGGCCATTGCCACCGACGTCCGGCTCCAcacacccatgtacttcttcctggcCAACCTGGCCTTTGTGGACATTTGCTTCACTTCCACCACCATCCCCAAAATGCTGGCCAACCACATGGCAGGACATAAAGGGATTCCTTATGCCAGCTGCCTGACCCAGATGTTCTTCTTCATCTGGTTCGCCGGCATCGACAGCTTTCTGCTGACTGCTATGGCCTACGACCGCTATGTGGCAATCTGTCACCCTCTGCACTATACCACGTCTGTGACACCTCAGCTCTGTGGCCTCCTGGTGGTGGCATCCTTGACTGCAGGCTTCGGGAATGCCCTGACCCACACGGTATTACTGACCCGCCTCTCATTCTGCACCCACAACCGGGTCCCCCATTTCTTCTGTGACCTCAGCCCTCTGCTGAAGCTGGCTTGTTCTGACACCTTTCTCAACAATGCAATGGTGTACACTGTGGGTGCCCTGACCGTCATCACTCCCTTTGTGGGCATCCTGGCCTCCTACACGCGCATCTTTGCTGCTGTGTTGAGGATCCCGTCCATGAGAGGCAAGCGGAAGGCTTTCTCCACCTGCGGTTCTCATctctctgtggtgtccctgtTCTATGGCACACTCATCGGGGTTTATTTCAGCCCCATGTCCTCCCATACAGCCCAGAAGGACACAGCTGCTGCAGTGATGTACACGGTGGTCACTCCCATGCTGAACCCCTTCATCTACAGTCTGAGGAACAGAGATATGAAGGGCGCCTTGGGGGCCCTTGTCAGCAGAAG GCTATGGAGCAAGCCAGCATCTCCTGGGGGAGGGGTCCCTTTCTGGAGCCAGTAG